ATGGCGCCGTCGGCGCGGAACCAGACGTGCTTCACGGGCGGCTCGGCGGACGGCTCGAAGGGGTCCACGTACGTCACCGGGCGCATCTCGATGGGCTTGGCGGAGAGGAACTTCTCCCGGTGCCGTTCCGACATGCGGCCCGCGTGGCGCCCCAGCAGCTCCAGGTCCGTGGGCAGCGACTCCGGCGGCGGCACGTCCGGCATGGTGGCCTGGTGCGTGAAGCCCGGCTCATTGCCCTGGAAGGACGCCATCAGCGTGAAGATGGGCTGCCCCTTCTGGATGGCCACCACGCGGCGGGTGGTGAAGCTGCCGCCGTCTCGCACGCGGTCCACGGTGTAGACGACGGGCAGGCCCGCGTCCCCGGGGCGCAGGAAGTAGCCATGCAGTGAGTGCACCGTGCGCGCGTCCTCCACCGTCTGGCTGGCGGCGGACACGGCCTGCCCCAGCACCTGCCCTCCGAAGAGCTGGCGGAAGCCCAGGTCCTGGCTGGCGCCACGGAACAGGTTCTCCTCGATGGGCTCCAGCTTCAGCAGCCCCAACAGCTCATCCAGCACCCGGCTCATGCACGTCCTCCCGTTTTGACGCACCCCGTCCATATCCCAGCCCCCGGCCGGAGCGCGCGGGCCAATGTAGAGTGCGGCGCCTTTCTGCTCCGGAGGAGCCCGTGGCCCTTCCTTCCCTGCCAGACGCCTTCCGGCGGCACCCGGCGGCCTGGGGCATGGCGGCCACGTTCGCCGCCAGCCTGCTGTTGCGCGGGCTGTACCTGGCGGGTTCGCCGGACCGGGACTGGCCCTTCTCCGTCTTCTTCGCGGGCGACGCGCGCTTCTTCCACACCGCCGCGGTGGAGCTGGCGCGGGGCCGAGAGGTCCCGGCCACCCTGCCCTACCACCCGCCCCTGTTCCCCGCGCTGCTGGGGTGGCTCTACCGGGTGCTGGGGGAGCCCCGGGGCAGCGCGCTGCCGTACAAGCTGGCGCTCGCCTGCCTGGGGGCGGCGACGGTGGCGCTCTGCCAGGGCTTCTGGCGGCGCCTGCTGGGAACCGCCTGGAGCTGGGTGGCGGCGGGCCTGTACGCCACGAGCTTCGGGTGGCTGGTGCTCTCCACCACGTACAGCAATGAAACACTGTCCGCGCTGTGGCTGTGTTTCACGTGCGCGCTGGCCTTGCGCGTGGGCGGCCGGGCGCCGTCCCGGGCGGAGGTGCTGGGATTGGGCGCGGTGATGGGATTGGGCACGCTCACCCGCGCGGAGCACCTGGGGCTGTGGCCGTTCCTGCTCGTGTACGCGTGGACCGCGCGCGAGCGCACGGGCGGATGGAGGCCGTGGGTCCTGCATTGGGGCGCGGCGGTGGGCGTGTCCCTGCTGCTGCTCGTGCCCTCCGCCCTGCGCAACCTGGACACGATGCGCGAATTGAACGCGCGCGCGCCGCACCTGGAGCCGCTGCCGGAGTGGGTGCCCGTCACGGTGTACGGGCCGCTCAACTTCGCGATGGCGAACCACGCGGGCGCCACCGGCGGCTTCACGCCCGCGCTCATCAACCAGGGCGGCAGCAACGGCCAACTGGACCCGTCCCGTCCGGAACACCGGCGCCTGCTGCTGCACGGCTACGCGCAGGGGCTGCGCTGGATGGTGGACGCGCCCGGCGACGCGGCCCGCCTCCTGTGGACGAAGCTGGACCTGTGGCTGGACGGCCTGCGCCTGGGCGTCGGCGTGTCGGACGTGCCCGGGGGCCTCACCGGCGAGCGCGCCCCGGTGGACGTGTTCGTTCCCGATTCAGGATGGCTCAAGTGGCCGCTCGCGGCGCTGCTGCTCGCGGGGATGCTGCTGTCGCTGCGGCCCGCGCACGCGCCCTTCCGGCTGCTGTCGCTGGTGGTGCTGCACCGCGTGCTCGTCACGCTCGCCTTCTTCGGCTACGCGCGCGGGCTGCTCGTCGTCTTCCCCGCGCTCCTGCCGCTGCTGGTGCTGCCGCTGAAGGTCCTGGGCGAGCGCCACACGGCCGTGGCCCGGAGGCTGCCCGCGCTCGCCGGGGCGCTGCTGCTGCTCGCGTGGGCGGAGGCCGCGCTCGTCGCCACGCGCGAGACGCCCCGCCGCTTCATGGCCAGCGGCACCACCGACGCGGTGAACGGCAAGCTCATCCAGGACGACCGCGTCCGGCTCTGGCCCCAGCCCTGACCTGGATTCCGATTGGAATACTGCGAGCAGACCGAAACACTCCGAGAGTGAACATTCAGCCACTGAACATTTCAATGACCTGATTTCACTCGATTTTCTCAAAATCGAAGTTACTCAGGAATAGCCGCAATTCATTTTTAAAAAGCATCTGACCTAAGCAGGAGGCGCTCCGCCCCGGAGCCCGCCGGTCCCGTCCGGCGGCCTCACCCGAGGAGACGTGCATGCGCCCCCTGCGGTCCGCGTTGTGTTGTCTTGCCCTCTTGGTGTCGTCCACGACGTACGCATTCCAACCCTCCCAGCCCGCGCAGCAGGGCGCGGTGGCGAAGAAGGCCTTCTTCAAGCCGGAGCTGTACCTGCCCATCCAGAACGTGCCGCTGGAGAAGGCGCGCACGTTGATGCCGCGCGCGGGCGCGGACCGGTGGACGAAGTTCCTCTCCCGCACCGGCGGCAACGTGCAGGTGTACCTGGATCCGCTGTCCGGCATGCCCACGGGCATCCAGGGCAGCTTCCCGCTGCTGCCCGGTGACGGCTTCCGCAACAACGTCAGCCTGGACGACGTCCGTCAGGGGCTGGGCCGCTCCGTGGGCGGGGTGGACGAGGCGGTGGTGGGCGAGCTCGTCTTCAAGTTCGTCGCGGACAACCAGGACGCGCTGGGCGTGGACCTGCTGCAGCTGGGCGCGCCGCGCGTGACGCAGGTGTCGGACTCGCTGTGGCAGGTGCACATCCCGCAGGTGGTGAACGGCGTGCCGGTGCGCCACGGCCGGCTGGCGGCCACCATCAGCCACGGCAACCTCATCCTCCTGGGCACGGAGGCGTGGTCCAACGTGGGCATCGACGTGAAGCCCACGTTCAGCGCGTCGCAGGCGCTGACGGCGGGCAGCTCGTTCCTGGGCCAGACGCTGTCGCCCACCAGCCTGTGGCAGCAGCCCACGCTGGAGGTGACGCCCTACGCGCGCACGGGCGCGGCCTTCGGCCAGGGCTATGGCCACGCGCTGGTGTGGAGCTACGGCTTCTCCCTGCCGGGTGAGCACGAGCGCTGGAAGGTGACGGTGGACGCGAACTCCGGCGAGGTGCTGGCCGTGGAGGACGACAACCACTACTTCGACGCCCAGGTGAAGGGCGGCGTGTACCCGTCCACCAACATCGGCACCTGCACGTCGAAGGAGACGTGCGGCACCATGCAGCCCAACACGCCCATGCCGTGGGCGAACACGGGCTTCGCGTCGCCCAACAACTTCACGGACGGCGCGGGCATCTACAACTACAGCGCCGGCACCCTCAACACGACGCTCGCCGGCAAGTACGTGAAGATCGCCGACAGCTGCGGCGCGGTGAACGTCAGCTCCGCCACGGGCAACCTGGACCTGGGCGGCGTGAACAACGACCACGACTGCACGGTGCCCGCGGGCACGTCCCCCGGCAACACGCCGGCGGCGCGCTCCAGCTTCTACGAGCTGAACAAGATCAAGGAGGTCGCCCGCGGCTGGCTGCCCTCCAACACCTGGCTGCAGGGCCAGCTCACGTCCAACGTGAACCTGGCCAGCACGTGCAACGCGTTCTGGAACGGCAGCACCGTGAACTTCTACAAGTCCGGTGGCGGCTGCCGGAACACCGGTGAGATTGGCGCGGTGTTCGACCACGAGTGGGGCCACGGCATGGACAACTTCGACGCCAACGGCTCCCTGTCCAACTCCAGCGAGGGCTACGCGGACATCGCGGGCATCCTGCGCCTGCAGACGTCCTGCGTGGGCTACGGCTTCTTCCAGACGACGGACACGGGCTGCGGCCTCACGCCGGACGGCACGGGCTACAACCAGCAGGAGTCGCAGGTGGCGGGCCAGTCGTGGTGCAACCTGCGCTGCTCGGGCGTGCGCGACGCGGACTGGGCGGCGAGCGCGCCGAACATCCCGGCCACCCCGCAGAACTTCACCTGCAAGATGTGCTCGTCCGGCTCCGGCCCGTGCAGCAAGCAGGTGCACTGCGCCGCGTCCCCCGTGCGCCAGGCGGCGTGGGACCTGGTGACGCGCGACCTGACCGCCGCGCCCTTCAACTACAACTCCAACGACGCGTTCCTCTTGGGCAACAAGCTCTTCTACCAGGGCTCCGGCAACATCGGCACGTGGCACGCCTGCAACTGCACCGCCGGCACGTCCGACGGCTGCGGCGCGACGAACGGCTACATGCAGTGGCTGGCCGCGGACGACGACAACGGCAACCTGGCGGACGGCACGCCGCACATGACGGCCATCTACGCCGCCTACAACCGCCACAACATCGCCTGCTCCACGCCCGCGCCCACCAACGGCGGCTGCGCGGCCGGCCCCACCGCGGCCCCCACCACCACGGCCACCCCGGGCGACAGCCAGGTGAGCCTGGCGTGGACGGCGTCCGCGGGCGCCAGCGAGTACTGGGTGATGAAGACGGAGGGCTTCGCGGGCTGTGACTTCGGCAAGGCGCGCGTCGCCACCGTCACCGGCACCAGCTACACGGACCCGGAGGTCGCCAACGGCCGCCAGTACTGCTACTCGGTCGTGCCCGCCAGCAGCAACGCGTGCTTCGGCCAGGCGTCCGCGTGCACCTGCACCACGCCCACCTGCGCGGCGCCCGGCGCGCCCACGCTGTCCACCCCCGCCTCCGGCGCCACCGGCGTGGAGCTGCTCGCGGTGCTGGACTGGGCGGACGTCACGGGCGTGTCCGGCTACGAGGTCCAGGTGGCCACCGACAGCGCCTTCACCAACGTGGTGCGCAGCGCCAACTCGCTGGTGGCCAGCACCTGGACGGTGGCCCCGGGCCTGACGGCGAACACGGCCTACTACTGGCGCGTGCGCGCGCTCAACTCGTGCGGCGGCACCAGCGCCTGGACCGCGGCGCGGAGCTTCACCACGCGCGGCTGCGTCACCCTGGCCGCCCCCACGCTGTCCTCGCCCGCCAGCGGCGCCACCGGCGTCGCCCTGTCCCCGGCGCTGGACTGGACCGACGTGACGAGCGCGGCCGCGTACGACGTGCAGGTGGCCACCGACAGCGCGTTCACCAACGTGGTGCGCAGCGCCACCGGCCTGTCCTCCAGCGCGTGGAACGTGACGCCCGGCCTGTCCAACCTGACGGCGTACTACTGGCGCGCGCGGGCCACCGACAGCTGCGGCGCGGGCGCGTACAGCGCCGCGTCCAGCTTCACCACCACCAACGTGTGCACGCCCACCGTGGCCACGTACAACGCGACCCTGCGCACCCCGGCGTGCGGCTCCGTGTGCGGCTGCGACACCGGCCCCACGCTGGTCAACGGCCGCGGCACGGTGTCCGGCGGCGTGGAGCCCAACCAGCCCAACACCCTGGGCGCCACCTGCGCGGACGGCTCCACGGGCACCTACCACTCGGATGAGAGCATCGACCGCATCGTGCTCAAGACGGTGGACCAGGGCACCATCACCCCGGGCAAGCAGCTCACCGTGGACGTGACGGTGTGGTGCTACGGCACCAGCGACCAGCTGGACCTGTACTACACGACGAACACCACCACGCCCGCGTGGACGGCCATCAGCACCGCCCAGGCCTGCACCGCGGTGGGGCTGAAGACGTTCTCCTTCCCCGTCACCGTGGGCAGCACCACCGGCCAGCACGCCGTGCGCGCGCAGTTCCGCTTCAGCAGCACGCCCACCAGCGCGTGCGTGGCGGGCAGCTACAACGACCGCGACGACCTGGTGTTCAGCGTCGTGTCCGCCGTGGCCGCCAACCCCACCGCCCCGTCCGCGAAGCAGGTCCGGGGCCGGGCCGTGACGGCGCGCTAGCCGTCCCGCCGTCCGCAGTTCCATGGGGGCTCCCGGGGGTCATCCCGGGGGCCCCCGTGCCTTTTCATGGCTTGTGGTCCGTGGTGATGACGATGGACTTCGCCGAGCGCTTCGCGGGCCCGTGGTGGACCATCTCGATGTTGTTGCCGTCCGGATCCAACACGAAGGCCGCGTAGTACCCCGGGTGGTAATGGCGCTCTCCCGGGGCCCCGTTGTCGCGGCCGCCCGCGGCCACCGCCGCCTGGTGGAAGCGGTGCACCATCTCCCGGTCCTCCGCCTGGAAGGCCAGGTGCACGCGCGCGCTGGGCTCGCGGTCGCTGCTGAGGAAGAACTCGTCCGCGGCCAGGTGACGGTCGCTCTCGTCGTAGACCGGGATGCCCATCACCTCCAGCACCGCGCGGTAGAAGCGCTTGCTCGCCTCCAGGTCCCGGACCTGGAGGTGGACGTGGTCGAACATGCGGCCGTGGTGCAGTTCCATGGTCTGCCCTCCGTGATTTCGCTGCCGTCGGTGTGTCCGACAACCAGCGGACGGGCGACCTTCAGAACGGCAATTCACGCATGTCAAGGCGCCTCCGCCCGGGAAGTCGTGAAAGCGGCAGCAACCCTCCATAAAAGCGCGGGCACCCGGCGGCGGGACGACGCAGCTTCATGCGATAGTCCGCGCCACTTCGCAGTTCTTGCCTTCAGGAGGGTGCCGCGATGTTCCTCGAAATCATCGTCCTGCCCCGTGAAGACGACAGGTCCCCGAAGCGACGTACGCTCAAGGCCTCCAAGGCTCCGAGTGCTCCGGAGCCGCGGGGCCGGGCGGAGCTGGCCCAGCAGTGGCGCGAGGAGGGCAAGGCCTTCCATGGCGCCGTCCTGGAGTTCATCAAGGCCCAGCACCTGCTGGGCGCGGTGAAGTGGATGAGCGAGCCGGGCCTGCTGCCCCAGGTGACGCTCGTCGCCACGGACCGCGTGCTGGAGAAGCTCCAGTCGGAGCCCCGGTTCGCCGCCGGCCGCTCGCTGTCCATGAACCTGCAGACCTGAGGCCGCGCCGCCCCCGCGGCGACCTCCCCCTCCCCCTTTCTCTTTTTCTCGACACCTGTTCGTGACACCGCGTGAGCGCTTCCGCGGTGCGTCCAGGCGTGGCCGGGGTGCGTCATTACCATCGGCTTAGCCTGTCTCATCCTGTTTCACGCTGCTCTCCGCCTTGACGGCCTCATCTTGAATTCCACAGGATGCGCCCCGACCCACGAGGTCTGGACACCTGGTCCGGACCGGACGTGGGAGGTCCCTGCCGTGCCCCGCCAGCGCGCCCCTCGCCTGGAATCGGAGCGGAACATGCGTTTGAAGAGCTTGGCCCCCGTCGTCGTGTCGCTGTGCTGCGCCACCGCCTCCGCGGAGTCGCGTGACAAGGAGGTGTTCATCACCATCGGTTCGGAGGCGGTGACGGCGGTGCGCGCGTCGTTCCGCGCGGCCGGGAGCGCGCCCACGCTGGTGAAGGAGGCGAACGGCGTGAGCGTGCTCAAGCTCACCGAGTCGCAGCTGGGCGACGTGTCCGCCATCATGCATGACCAGTATCACCGCTGCGCGGGCTTCATGGCGCACGACACGCAGGAGGCCGCGCTCGCGGCGCTCACGCCCGCGCAGCCCACGCAGTCGCTGGTGAGCTACACGTTGGACAACGCGGCGGTGGTCAACGGGCTGTTCTCCGGCCTCCAGGAGGCCAGCCTCCGGAGCACCATCGTCCAGCTGTCCAGCTACACGAACCGCTACTACAACAACTCCACGGGCGGCACGCAGGCGGCCAGCTGGCTCAAGAGCGCGTGGGAGTCCTACGCCACCGGGCGCAGCGACGTGAGCGTGCAGCTGTACACGCACTCGGGCTGGACCCAGCCGTCCGTCATCGCCACCATCACCGGCGAGGTCTTCCCGAACGAGGTGGTGGTGATTGGCGGCCACCTGGACTCCATCAACATCACCGTGGGCTCCTCCAGCCGCCCCACCGCGTCCGCGCCGGGCGCGGATGACGACGCCTCCGGTGTCGCCACGCTGTCGGAGGTCTTCCGCGTGGCCATGGCGAAGGGCTACAAGCCGGCGCGCACGGTGAAGTTCATGGCGTACGCGGCGGAGGAGGTGGGCCTCTACGGCTCGCAGGCCATCGCGCAGGCGTACAAGTCCGCGGGCACCAACGTGGTGGGCGTGCTCCAACTGGACATGACCAACTACCGCGGCTCCACGGCGGAGGTGACGCTCGTCACGGACAACACCAACGCGGCGCAGAACGCGTTCCTGGGCAACCTCATCGACACGTACACGGGCTACGTGCGCACCAACATCACGTGCGGCTACGGGTGCTCCGACCACGCGTCGTGGAACGCGCAGGGCTACCCGGCCTCCATCCCGTTCGAGGCGTTGATGAACCAGGACAACCCCTTCATCCACACGGCCGACGACACGCTGGCCAACAGCACGGACGGGACCACCAACAACAACGCCAACAACGCGCTGAAGTTCGCGCGCATCGGCGCCGCGTACCTGGCGGAGCTGGGCAAGGGCACCCTCCCCGGCCAGCCCACGGACACCCAGGCCCCCACCGTGTCGCTCACCGCGCCGGCGAGCGGCGCGACGGTGAACGGCACCACCAGCATCACCGCGACGGCCACCGACAACGTGGGCGTCAACAAGGTGGAGTTCCTGGTGGACGGCGTGGTGAAGGGCACCTCCTTCTCCTCGCCGTACAGCTTCGCGTGGGACAGCCGCACGGTGGCCAACGGCAGCCACACGGTGGCGGCGAAGGCGCACGACAGCGCGGGCAACAACGCCACCACGGCGGCGCGGACGGTGACGGTGGCCAACGTGTCCACGTCCGGTACCTACGACACCACGCTCCGGACGCTGCGTTGCACCGCGGCGGCCGCCACCTGCGACAGCGGCACGCTCTTCAACGGCCGCGGCACCATGGGCCCGGAGACGAACACGCCCAACACGCTGCGCGGCACGTGCGGCGACGGCAGCTCCGGCACCTACAAGAGCGATGAGTCCGTGGAGGCCCTCAAGGTGTCCACCGTGGACGGCTCCAACTTCGCCGCGGGCAAGCAGGTGAAGGTGGAGGCCTCCATCTGGGCCTACGCAAGCCCGTCGTCGGACCGGCTGGACCTGTACTACACGGCCAACGCCACCGCGACGACGCCGGTCTGGACGCTGCTCACCACGCTCACCCCCGCGGCCGCGGGCGCCCAGACGCTGTCGGCCACGTACACGCTGCCCTCCGGCGCCAACCAGGCCGTGCGCGCGCAGTTCCGCTACGGCACCGGCAGCCCGTCCAGCGCGTGCGTCTCCAACGAGTACAACGACCGCGACGACCTGGTGTTCGCCGTCCAGTGAGCCTCACGGCGGTGACGTGACGTGATTCACGGGAGGGGATCCGGGGCGCGTACCCGGGTCCCCTTCGCATTTTCAGGCCGCCTTGAGGCCCTCGATGGGCAGCTCCACCACGAAGGTGGAGCCCAGGCCCGGCTTGCTGTCCACGGTGATGCGGCCGCCGTGCGCCTCCACCACCTGCCGGGCAATCCACAGCCCCAGGCCCAGGCCGCCGTAGTTGCGCCCGGGCACCGCGCGCTCGAAGCGCTCGAAGATGCGCGCGCGGTCCTCCTCGCTGATGCCAATGCCCTCGTCGCGCACGGTGAGGCGCGCGGTGCCGTCCTCGGCGGCCACGCGCACCGCGATGGGGCGGCCCGCGCCGTACTTCGCCGCGTTCGTCAGCAGGTGCGTCACCACCTGGTCGATGCGCAGCTTGTCGTACCGGCCCACCAGCGGCAGGCCCGCGTCCAGCGTCACCGTCACGCCCATCCGCGCGACCTCCTCGCGCAGCCGGGCCACCGCGTGGCCCACCACGGCGGTGAGGTCCACGTCGTTCAGCTCCAGCGCCAGCCGGCCCGTGGTGAGCTGCGACACGTCCAGCAGCGTCTCCATCAGCGCGTGCAGCCGCTGCACCTGCCGCCCGGCGGACTCCAGCGGGCTCCTGGCGCGGCCCAGCGCTTCGTCCCCCAGGCTGCGCTCCAGCCGCTCCAGGTGCAGGCGGAAGGCGGCCAGCGGCGTCTTGAGCTCGTGGCTCGCCACCGCGAGGAAGTCGTCCCGGGCCTGGAGGCTCTCGCGCAGCGAATGGGCCAGCAGCTCCTGGCGCATCACCTCCCGGCGCGTGCGCGACAGCTCCAGCATGGAGCGCACGCGCGCCACCAGCTCCCGGGCGCTGAAGGGCTTCACCAGGTAGTCGTCCGCGCCCGCCTCCAGCCCCTCCACCGCGGCCTCCTCGCCGGCCCGGGCGGACAGCATCACCACGGGGACGGCGCGCGTGGACGGCAGCTCGCGCAGGGCGCGCAGCAGGCCGAAGCCGCCCAGCCGGGGCATCATCACGTCCGTCAGCACCAGGTCCGGCGCGTGCGCGCGCGCGGCCTCCAGCGCGGCCTGGCCGTCCGTCGCCAGCGTCACGTCGAACGACGGCGACAGCACGCGCGCCACGTACTCGCGCATGTCCGCGTTGTCGTCCGCCACCAGCACGTGCGCCCGGCCCGCGCCGTCCCCTTGCGCCGGCGCTGGAGCCTCCGGCGCCAGCTCCACGTCCGTCCAGCGCTCGGCCTCCTGGAGGAAGGGGCGCGCGCCCGGGGCGGTGGACTCCTGCTGGCGCGGGGCGAGCACGCGGTCCGCGGGCAGGTGCGCGTGGCCCCGGGGAACGCGGACGGTGAAGGTGCTGCCCCGTTCCTCCTCGCTCTCCACGGCCACGTCGCCGCCGTGCAGCGCCACCAGCTCGCGCACCAGCGCCAGGCCGATGCCGGTGCCTTCGTGGGTGCGGCTTCGCGCGTTGCGCACGCGGTGGAAGCGCTCGAAGAGGTGGGGCAGCTCCGCCGCGGGGATGCCCGTGCCCGTGTCCTGCACGCGCAGGACGACGTCGTGGCCCCGGACCTCCTGCCGCACGGTGATGCCGCCCTCGAACGTGAACTTGAGGGCGTTGGAGAGCAGGTTGAAGACAACCTTCTCCCACATCTGCCGGTCCACGTAGACGGGCTCCGGCACGGGCTCGCAGTCCACGCGGAAGGACAGGCCGTTGCGCTCGACGGCGGAGCGGAAGTGGCCGGTGAGGTCCCTGGTGAAGGCGGCCAGGTCCGTGGGCTCGAAGCGGGAGTCGATGCGGCCCGCCTCCAGCCGGCTGAAGTCCAGCAGCGTGTTCACCAGCCGCAGCAGGCGGCCCGCGTTGCGGTGGACGAGCTCCAGGTCCTTGCGCGCTCCTTCCGTCACCGGCACCTGCGCGAGCACGTCCTCCAGCGGCCCCAGCATCAGCGTGAGCGGCGTGCGGAACTCGTGGGAGATGTTGTGGAAGAAGGCCGTCTTCGCCCGGTCCAGCTCCGCCAGTGCCTCCGCCCGCTGGCGCTCCTCCTCGTAGGCCCGCGCGTTGCGCAGCGCCACCGCCACCTGCGCGCCCAGGAGTTCGCAGAAGGAGGCGTAGCCCTCGTCGAAGGCGCGGGCGGGGGACAGCGCGGTGACGAGCACACCCAGCGGCGCGGCCGTACCCGTGCCCGCGAGCGGCTGGAAGAGGAGCGTCCCCACGGAGTCTCCGAACGGCCCGCCCTGGAGGGCCAGGAGCGCCTCCAGCCCGTCGCGCCGCACCCGCTCGCCCTCGAGCGCGCGCAGGTACGGGGCCGCCTCCCGGAAGCCGGCGTCCAGCACGAGGGTCTCCGGGCTGAGCGGCCCGCCGCGCGCAAGGCCCACGGCCCCGCTCAGCGTCAGCGTCCGGCCGTCCTCCGCGCGCAGGTAGAGCAGCGCGCACGGCACGTCCAGGGGATGATCCGCCAGCGCGGTCATCAGGTCGCCGCACGTCTTCGCCACGCTGCGCGTGTCCGACGCCTGGGCGGACAGGTCGCGCAGGAGGCGCATGCGCCGCTCGCTCAGGACCTGCGGCGTCA
This genomic stretch from Corallococcus caeni harbors:
- the tesB gene encoding acyl-CoA thioesterase II, with amino-acid sequence MSRVLDELLGLLKLEPIEENLFRGASQDLGFRQLFGGQVLGQAVSAASQTVEDARTVHSLHGYFLRPGDAGLPVVYTVDRVRDGGSFTTRRVVAIQKGQPIFTLMASFQGNEPGFTHQATMPDVPPPESLPTDLELLGRHAGRMSERHREKFLSAKPIEMRPVTYVDPFEPSAEPPVKHVWFRADGAMPDEPQVHRYVLAYASDFNLLGTALQPHALTFLQPGFQMASLDHALWFHGDLKVNDWLLYSIESPWAGNARGLARGHVFTRDGRLVASVAQEGLLRQRTDAR
- a CDS encoding ArnT family glycosyltransferase, with translation MAATFAASLLLRGLYLAGSPDRDWPFSVFFAGDARFFHTAAVELARGREVPATLPYHPPLFPALLGWLYRVLGEPRGSALPYKLALACLGAATVALCQGFWRRLLGTAWSWVAAGLYATSFGWLVLSTTYSNETLSALWLCFTCALALRVGGRAPSRAEVLGLGAVMGLGTLTRAEHLGLWPFLLVYAWTARERTGGWRPWVLHWGAAVGVSLLLLVPSALRNLDTMRELNARAPHLEPLPEWVPVTVYGPLNFAMANHAGATGGFTPALINQGGSNGQLDPSRPEHRRLLLHGYAQGLRWMVDAPGDAARLLWTKLDLWLDGLRLGVGVSDVPGGLTGERAPVDVFVPDSGWLKWPLAALLLAGMLLSLRPAHAPFRLLSLVVLHRVLVTLAFFGYARGLLVVFPALLPLLVLPLKVLGERHTAVARRLPALAGALLLLAWAEAALVATRETPRRFMASGTTDAVNGKLIQDDRVRLWPQP
- a CDS encoding endopeptidase, whose product is MRPLRSALCCLALLVSSTTYAFQPSQPAQQGAVAKKAFFKPELYLPIQNVPLEKARTLMPRAGADRWTKFLSRTGGNVQVYLDPLSGMPTGIQGSFPLLPGDGFRNNVSLDDVRQGLGRSVGGVDEAVVGELVFKFVADNQDALGVDLLQLGAPRVTQVSDSLWQVHIPQVVNGVPVRHGRLAATISHGNLILLGTEAWSNVGIDVKPTFSASQALTAGSSFLGQTLSPTSLWQQPTLEVTPYARTGAAFGQGYGHALVWSYGFSLPGEHERWKVTVDANSGEVLAVEDDNHYFDAQVKGGVYPSTNIGTCTSKETCGTMQPNTPMPWANTGFASPNNFTDGAGIYNYSAGTLNTTLAGKYVKIADSCGAVNVSSATGNLDLGGVNNDHDCTVPAGTSPGNTPAARSSFYELNKIKEVARGWLPSNTWLQGQLTSNVNLASTCNAFWNGSTVNFYKSGGGCRNTGEIGAVFDHEWGHGMDNFDANGSLSNSSEGYADIAGILRLQTSCVGYGFFQTTDTGCGLTPDGTGYNQQESQVAGQSWCNLRCSGVRDADWAASAPNIPATPQNFTCKMCSSGSGPCSKQVHCAASPVRQAAWDLVTRDLTAAPFNYNSNDAFLLGNKLFYQGSGNIGTWHACNCTAGTSDGCGATNGYMQWLAADDDNGNLADGTPHMTAIYAAYNRHNIACSTPAPTNGGCAAGPTAAPTTTATPGDSQVSLAWTASAGASEYWVMKTEGFAGCDFGKARVATVTGTSYTDPEVANGRQYCYSVVPASSNACFGQASACTCTTPTCAAPGAPTLSTPASGATGVELLAVLDWADVTGVSGYEVQVATDSAFTNVVRSANSLVASTWTVAPGLTANTAYYWRVRALNSCGGTSAWTAARSFTTRGCVTLAAPTLSSPASGATGVALSPALDWTDVTSAAAYDVQVATDSAFTNVVRSATGLSSSAWNVTPGLSNLTAYYWRARATDSCGAGAYSAASSFTTTNVCTPTVATYNATLRTPACGSVCGCDTGPTLVNGRGTVSGGVEPNQPNTLGATCADGSTGTYHSDESIDRIVLKTVDQGTITPGKQLTVDVTVWCYGTSDQLDLYYTTNTTTPAWTAISTAQACTAVGLKTFSFPVTVGSTTGQHAVRAQFRFSSTPTSACVAGSYNDRDDLVFSVVSAVAANPTAPSAKQVRGRAVTAR
- a CDS encoding VOC family protein, with translation MELHHGRMFDHVHLQVRDLEASKRFYRAVLEVMGIPVYDESDRHLAADEFFLSSDREPSARVHLAFQAEDREMVHRFHQAAVAAGGRDNGAPGERHYHPGYYAAFVLDPDGNNIEMVHHGPAKRSAKSIVITTDHKP
- a CDS encoding M20/M25/M40 family metallo-hydrolase, producing the protein MRLKSLAPVVVSLCCATASAESRDKEVFITIGSEAVTAVRASFRAAGSAPTLVKEANGVSVLKLTESQLGDVSAIMHDQYHRCAGFMAHDTQEAALAALTPAQPTQSLVSYTLDNAAVVNGLFSGLQEASLRSTIVQLSSYTNRYYNNSTGGTQAASWLKSAWESYATGRSDVSVQLYTHSGWTQPSVIATITGEVFPNEVVVIGGHLDSINITVGSSSRPTASAPGADDDASGVATLSEVFRVAMAKGYKPARTVKFMAYAAEEVGLYGSQAIAQAYKSAGTNVVGVLQLDMTNYRGSTAEVTLVTDNTNAAQNAFLGNLIDTYTGYVRTNITCGYGCSDHASWNAQGYPASIPFEALMNQDNPFIHTADDTLANSTDGTTNNNANNALKFARIGAAYLAELGKGTLPGQPTDTQAPTVSLTAPASGATVNGTTSITATATDNVGVNKVEFLVDGVVKGTSFSSPYSFAWDSRTVANGSHTVAAKAHDSAGNNATTAARTVTVANVSTSGTYDTTLRTLRCTAAAATCDSGTLFNGRGTMGPETNTPNTLRGTCGDGSSGTYKSDESVEALKVSTVDGSNFAAGKQVKVEASIWAYASPSSDRLDLYYTANATATTPVWTLLTTLTPAAAGAQTLSATYTLPSGANQAVRAQFRYGTGSPSSACVSNEYNDRDDLVFAVQ
- a CDS encoding hybrid sensor histidine kinase/response regulator; translated protein: MSQDVPPQTPETLFTGGSQMHALVRAHGWDASPVGPVASWPTSLKVLVKTLLGSRYPMILTWGPELTQFYNDAYSLVIGDKHPAALGTDIRGTLAEAWDSLEPLVREAMTTGVASWVPALRLLLNRSGYREESYFDVSHAPAYDDTGAIGGMLAVCAEVTPQVLSERRMRLLRDLSAQASDTRSVAKTCGDLMTALADHPLDVPCALLYLRAEDGRTLTLSGAVGLARGGPLSPETLVLDAGFREAAPYLRALEGERVRRDGLEALLALQGGPFGDSVGTLLFQPLAGTGTAAPLGVLVTALSPARAFDEGYASFCELLGAQVAVALRNARAYEEERQRAEALAELDRAKTAFFHNISHEFRTPLTLMLGPLEDVLAQVPVTEGARKDLELVHRNAGRLLRLVNTLLDFSRLEAGRIDSRFEPTDLAAFTRDLTGHFRSAVERNGLSFRVDCEPVPEPVYVDRQMWEKVVFNLLSNALKFTFEGGITVRQEVRGHDVVLRVQDTGTGIPAAELPHLFERFHRVRNARSRTHEGTGIGLALVRELVALHGGDVAVESEEERGSTFTVRVPRGHAHLPADRVLAPRQQESTAPGARPFLQEAERWTDVELAPEAPAPAQGDGAGRAHVLVADDNADMREYVARVLSPSFDVTLATDGQAALEAARAHAPDLVLTDVMMPRLGGFGLLRALRELPSTRAVPVVMLSARAGEEAAVEGLEAGADDYLVKPFSARELVARVRSMLELSRTRREVMRQELLAHSLRESLQARDDFLAVASHELKTPLAAFRLHLERLERSLGDEALGRARSPLESAGRQVQRLHALMETLLDVSQLTTGRLALELNDVDLTAVVGHAVARLREEVARMGVTVTLDAGLPLVGRYDKLRIDQVVTHLLTNAAKYGAGRPIAVRVAAEDGTARLTVRDEGIGISEEDRARIFERFERAVPGRNYGGLGLGLWIARQVVEAHGGRITVDSKPGLGSTFVVELPIEGLKAA